GACGCGAGCGTTCGGGTACAGCAGGCCGTGCTCGGTCGTGTACCGATTGAGGCTCGCGCCGACGCCGATGACACAGTCCGCCTCTTGGAACAGCTCGATGGCAGAGCGGGTCGCGTACAGGCCCGAGATCCCCGCGTGAAACTCGGCGTCGTTCAGCCAGTTCTTCGCCATGAGCGTCGTCGCGATGAGCGCGCCGATGCGCGACGCGAGCCGACGGACGGCGTCGCCGGCCCCGGCGCGCATCGCGCCGCGCCCGACGACGATCACGGGTCGCTCGCTCGAGGCGACGATCTCGGCCGCCTCCTTCAGGCGCTCGGGGTTCGGGTACGCAGGGGGGGTCCGCAGGAGCGCGTGGGAGGGCACGTACTCCTCGTCATCGTCGACGATCTCCTGCTGGACGTCCATCGGGGCGCTCAGCATCACCGGCCTCGACTCCAGCCGGGCGAGGTAGAAGGCGCGCTGCACCGCCTTGTAGGCGGTATCCGCCGCGGTGACGCGCACGAAGGCGGCCTCGATCGCCTCGGCGAAGCGCTGCTGGTCGAGCCACTGCACCGCCTCGTCGTCGCCCCAGGCGACCTCCCCGCAGAAGGCGACGAGGGGCGTGCGGGCCCGGCTGGCGACGAGCATGGTCGTCGCCAGCTGGGCGCACCCGGGACCGCTCGTCGTCGTGCACACCCCCGGCTCGCCGGCGAGGCGGGCAAAGCCGTCCGCCATGGCGAGGCCCGCTCCCTCGTGCCGCACCTCGTACTGCTCGACGCCGAGGTCGTCGAGGGCGTTCATCCAGTACATGTTGGCGTCGCCGAGCATGCCGAACACCGCGGAGGTGCCCTCCCGCGCGAACGCCCTCGCCAGTGCTTCGTAGACCCGCACCTCACCAGCTCCCTTCGACCACGGCGACGCACCCGCCGCCGATGCACCTCGACGACGGGCCGACGGACCCGATCCCGCGGTCGGGGCCACCGCGTACCTCGCCCGCACCCCTCGCCACGGCGACGGGGCCGGTCGCCGGGACCCCTCCAGCGTGCCCTCGAGATCGAGCACCGTTGACGCCCGACCGAGACGGCCGTATCGTATACAGTTGTGTACAAAGCGTCAAGGCCCGCCCGCCGCCGCGCGTGGCCCGGCCCGATGGTGCGGCCGAGCGCGGCGGGGTGACGGGCGCGGCGCTCGCGCCAGGTTCGTGGCGCGCAGCGAGACGAAGGGGGGCGAGGGGAGCCGCTCGTGGACGCGACGACAGAGAAGCTGGTCGCCTACGCCCTCGCTGCCGAGACCG
The nucleotide sequence above comes from Acidimicrobiales bacterium. Encoded proteins:
- a CDS encoding thiamine pyrophosphate-binding protein — translated: MRVYEALARAFAREGTSAVFGMLGDANMYWMNALDDLGVEQYEVRHEGAGLAMADGFARLAGEPGVCTTTSGPGCAQLATTMLVASRARTPLVAFCGEVAWGDDEAVQWLDQQRFAEAIEAAFVRVTAADTAYKAVQRAFYLARLESRPVMLSAPMDVQQEIVDDDEEYVPSHALLRTPPAYPNPERLKEAAEIVASSERPVIVVGRGAMRAGAGDAVRRLASRIGALIATTLMAKNWLNDAEFHAGISGLYATRSAIELFQEADCVIGVGASLNRYTTEHGLLYPNARVVHLDSRPNVVMGDGRLADCFVHTDARLGVEALDRLLEERSVTAVGYHTPEVKEKLASAFDDPARFDLEPGTVDPREACRVIDSIVPPEIGLVLGGGQQICFSTMLFNRGRSWLLANQHFGCIGQGLTTAIGALVAKGKRPAFLVEGDAGFLMHLAEFETAVRYRLPLLVVVMNDEALGAEYQKSVAKGLKAELARIPTPDLGAVARAMGGAGALARTIDEVRDATAAFVAQPRPTIIDVRISRQVISIPYRRLWFGQDA